From Toxorhynchites rutilus septentrionalis strain SRP chromosome 2, ASM2978413v1, whole genome shotgun sequence, a single genomic window includes:
- the LOC129769091 gene encoding zinc carboxypeptidase-like codes for MKLNVLFTVIALVVAISVAGAEKARFDNYRVYRIRIENVKQLEVLQAIEQLGEGYSYWREPVNVNTEVDLVVPPHKFAEFGEVVEQHELPAELTVRNLQELFDAEQKRTAKQGFGWNAYYTLEEIYAWMDEMVKQYPDVLQSIVGGRSHQGREIRGIKVSYKAGNPGVFMEGTIHAREWVSAATLTWILNELVTSSDQNVRYAAENYDWYFFPVTNPDGYVFTHTSNRMWRKTRRQHGVLCVGADPNRNWGFNFMQGGASNNPCSDTFAGPTAFSEIETQTLSQYITSIRSKLTTYLSFHSFSQLLMVPYGHTRDRLDNYDETIDIAAKAVAKLRERYGTQYRIGNIAEAIYIASGGSIDWVKGVHRTPLVYVYELRDTGRHGFVLPADQIIPNSEETLDSILVILEEGQKRELHRFQ; via the exons ATGAAATTAAACGTGTTATTCACCGTGATAGCTCTGGTTGTAGCTATCTCCGTGGCGGGGGCTGAGAAAGCCCGCTTCGATAACTATCGGGTTTATAGGATTAGAATTGAAAATGTCAAACAGCTGGAAGTGTTGCAGGCCATCGAACAGCTGGGTGAAGGATACAGCTATTGGAGAGAACCGGTGAATGTGAACACCGAGGTGGATCTGGTGGTGCCACCGCATAAATTTGCGGAATTCGGTGAAGTGGTGGAGCAGCATGAACTGCCCGCGGAGTTGACTGTGAGAAACTTGCAGGAACTGTTCGACGCAGAGCAAAAACGTACCGCGAAGCAGGGATTCGGATGGAATGCATACTACACGCTGGAGGAAATCTACGCGTGGATGGATGAGATGGTGAAGCAGTATCCGGATGTGTTGCAGTCGATAGTGGGAGGTCGTTCCCACCAGGGCCGCGAAATCCGGGGCATAAAAGTTTCGTACAAAGCTGGCAATCCGGGAGTTTTTATGGAGGGTACGATCCATGCTCGCGAGTGGGTTAGTGCGGCTACCTTGACGTGGATCTTAAACGAATTGGTGACCTCGAGCGATCAGAACGTTAGATATGCTGCGGAAAATTACGACTGGTACTTCTTCCCCGTTACCAATCCGGATGGATATGTGTTTACCCATACCTCAAATCGTATGTGGAGGAAGACCCGGCGGCAGCATGGTGTGCTCTGCGTGGGTGCCGATCCGAATCGCAATTGGGGATTTAACTTTATGC AGGGCGGAGCTTCGAACAATCCTTGCAGCGACACCTTCGCCGGACCAACAGCCTTCTCCGAGATTGAAACCCAAACTCTGTCGCAATACATCACTTCCATTAGGTCGAAGCTTACCACTTATTTATCGTTCCACTCTTTCTCACAACTGTTGATGGTTCCATATGGCCATACCCGGGATCGATTGGATAATTATGATGAAACG ATCGACATTGCAGCTAAGGCAGTAGCAAAACTGAGAGAGCGTTACGGAACGCAGTACAGAATCGGGAACATCGCTGAAGCCATCT ATATTGCATCCGGCGGTAGTATTGACTGGGTGAAAGGTGTTCACCGGACTCCGCTTGTATACGTGTACGAACTGAGAGATACCGGCCGGCACGGATTTGTGCTGCCTGCCGATCAAATCATTCCCAACTCTGAGGAAACGCTGGATTCGATCCTCGTTATCTTGGAAGAGGGCCAAAAACGAGAACTGCACCGATTTCAGTAG